A DNA window from Gasterosteus aculeatus chromosome 16, fGasAcu3.hap1.1, whole genome shotgun sequence contains the following coding sequences:
- the rev1 gene encoding DNA repair protein REV1 isoform X5 produces the protein MAAKVSKLEEQFKRDAPREKQKDGSYSDIFSGVSIYVNGYTEPSADELRRLMMLHGGHFHVYYSRSKTTHIIANNLPNCKIQELKGEKIIRPQWITDSVKAGHLLPHLQYQLYTKHKGPIFPGASLRQTSDTAGPSHGPLQPSVHQRLNLPQHSAQHSPLNRKESMSSCQNNSIPNSNNSPLHQDNDQPQSVQQSSAVGFINPRPSPTWSALLNADPRHRSLHSDPSPTKPHQPALQTPPADLQHQRASQPQPQSNSFCNAARSGPKEVDFKINGSLQTSLELISHSEVNGMQKCGRGDPFPPVVKEAHLTNGHTHLVNGALKPEVWPPVTDGPSVEKERSPDDKPQSPPVQFQTKPDPYEFPHSPPKQSDPSSVFPKPPNAHVASEQRPKPSPPTYHEAAGTESQHLPTPPRQPRPAGSDPDQTPLSPAPRALSHSPIRLNGSHRNAFSPEPASFDATDETAEPDAPAETVPSASKSSKSSAHLLAQTGSLISEYYSHSRLHQISTWRSCFSEYVNELHGKRKAVGVGSFPGKDRLRKSVAPHSADSQGTSAPVSVKSCVLHVDMDCFFVSVGIRYRPELKGKPVAVTSNRGHERVPLRPGARPQLELQYYQRKRTHPDEELRSPDCHAEQDAATLSMAEIASCSYEARKAGVKNGMFFGKAKQLCPSLQSVPYDFEAYKEVAITMYETLAGYTHDIEALSCDEVLIDGSALLAELSVKPEDLANAIRAEIKEKTGCCASVGMGSNILLARLATRKAKPDGQYLLKSEEVDDFIRDLPVTSLPGVGPVMGRKLAAMGVRSCGDLQQVSLSQLQKKFGPRTGQTLFRFCRGLDDRPVRYEKERKSVSAEMNYNIRFTEVDEAESFLTNLSMEVQKRLQEAGLRGRRVTLKVMVRKVGAPLESAKYGGHGICDNLAKTVMLAQSTDSGQLIAAAVIRLFHAMKLQVEDVRGVGIQVQLLDGHPSVPQNSAGPGTRSVKEMLLGRGASARSSEGGPSSVPPARPLSSPEPVPGTSRDLQPCGQTPKHSRARLNFSIEVPSPSQVDRSVLEALPAELREQVERSWTDRDGRTSNHQLPGARPSAPLPHPPTLKSRPTSPLSTPAPGGALHAAPAGTLFLQIPNQPDSLGIVLELPNFSQVDPDVFAALPKELQAELKSAYNRVQPQGKILEQTNPLLQLKQPGLGVGISRAKRRYKRKNAVSPVKKGPSPVKTHHTNNSPGKALQPPMKSREPMNTLQADHGPCTSTSKPEVPEALSKFIPRPAPVLAGAYDLTDIKTLLREWVTTITEPMEEDILQVVKYCTDLIEDKDLEKLDLIIKYMKRLMQKAVESVWSMAFDFILDNVQVVVQQAYGSTLKVA, from the exons ATGGCTGCCAAAGTGTCTAAGCTGGAGGAGCAGTTTAAACGTGATGCCcccagagagaaacagaaggaCGGGTCCTACTCTGACATTTTTAGTGGCGTGTCCATCTATGTCAATGGATACACAG AGCCGAGTGCAGATGAGCTGCGCAGATTGATGATGCTGCATGGTGGCCACTTCCATGTGTACTACTCTCGCTCCAAGACCACCCACATCATCGCCAATAACTTGCCCAATTGCAAAATTCAGGAGCTCAAAGGGGAGAAGATCATCAGGCCACAGTGGATCACTGACAG TGTCAAGGCTGGACATCTCCTGCCTCACCTGCAGTACCAGCTCTACACTAAACATAAAGGCCCAATCTTCCCTGGCGCGAGTCTGCGCCAGACGTCCGACACTGCCGGACCGAGCCACGGGCCGCTTCAGCCCAGCGTCCATCAAAGGCTTAATCTGCCCCAGCACAGCGCTCAGCACTCGCCGCTCAACCGCAAGGAGTCCATGTCCAGCTGCCAGAATAACTCCATCCCGaactccaacaacagtcctCTTCACCAAGACAACGACCAACCTCAGTCCGTCCAGCAAAGTTCTGCTGTTGGCTTCATTAACCCCCGGCCAAGTCCCACATGGTCAGCTCTCCTCAATGCAGATCCCAGACACAGGAGCCTGCACTCTGACCCAAGCCCCACAAAGCCCCACCAGCCGGCTCTTCAAACACCTCCCGCTGATCTCCAGCACCAGAGAGCCAGCCAACCACAACCTCAGAGCAACTCTTTCTGCAACGCGGCCCGCAGTGGCCCCAAGGAAGttgatttcaaaat AAACGGATCACTTCAGACCTCATTGGAATTGATCAGCCATTCAGAAGTGAATGGAATGCAAAAGTGTGGCAGAGGAGATCCCTTCCCGCCGGTGGTGAAGGAAGCCCATCTGACAAATGGACACACTCACCTTGTTAATGGTGCCTTAAAGCCAGAGGTCTGGCCCCCTGTAACTGACGGACCTTCTGTCGAGAAGGAACGGAGTCCCGACGATAAACCTCAGAGTCCCCCGGTACAGTTTCAGACCAAACCGGACCCGTACGAGTTTCCCCACAGTCCCCCGAAGCAATCAGACCCGTCCTCCGTCTTTCCGAAGCCGCCCAACGCACATGTAGCCAGCGAGCAGAGACCCAAACCTTCCCCGCCCACCTACCACGAGGCCGCTGGTACAGAAAGCCAGCACCTCCCAACGCCGCCCCGTCAACCCCGTCCAGCCGGTTCGGATCCCGACCAGACTCCCCTTTCACCCGCACCCCGCGCCCTTTCACACAGTCCCATCCGACTGAACGGAAGTCACCGCAATGCCTTTTCCCCCGAACCCGCTTCCTTTGATGCGACCGACGAGACAGCCGAACCCGACGCCCCCGCAGAAACGGTGCCGTCGGCATCGAAGTCATCGAAGTCATCGGCACATCTGCTGGCTCAGACCGGCAGTCTGATCTCCGAGTACTACTCTCACTCGCGTTTGCATCAGATCTCCACGTGGAGGTCCTGCTTCTCGGAGTACGTCAATGAGCTGCACGGCAAGCGCAAAGCGGTGGGGGTGGGCTCCTTTCCTGGGAAAGACAGGCTGAGGAAATCTGTGGCCCCCCATTCCGCAGACAGTCAAG GCACGTCGGCGCCTGTCAGTGTCAAATCGTGTGTTCTCCACGTGGACATGGACTGTTTCTTTGTGTCCGTTGGGATCCGATACAGACCCGAGCTCAAAG GGAAGCCTGTGGCTGTGACCAGTAACCGTGGACACGAGCGAGTGCCGCTGAGGCCCGGCGCCCGACCTCAGCTGGAGCTGCAGTACTACCAGAGGAAACGCACTCACCCTG ATGAGGAGCTTCGCAGTCCTGACTGCCATGCGGAGCAGGACGCCGCTACTCTCTCAATGGCGGAGATTGCATCGTGCAGTTATGAAGCCAG GAAGGCAGGTGTGAAGAACGGGATGTTTTTCGGCAAAGCTAAACAGCTGTGTCCCTCTCTGCAGTCCGTCCCGTATGATTTTGAGGCTTACAAAGAGGTGGCCATCACCATGTACGAGACTCTGGCAGG TTACACCCACGACATCGAAGCTCTGAGCTGCGACGAAGTGTTGATCGACGGTTCGGCTCTGCTTGCTGAGCTGAGCGTCAAGCCAGAAGATCTGGCCAATGCGATCAGAGCAGAGATCAAGGAGAAAACGGGATGCTGTGCTTCAGTGGGCATGG GGTCCAACATCCTGTTGGCTCGCCTTGCCACCCGTAAGGCCAAGCCGGACGGGCAGTACCTCCTAAAGTCTGAAGAGGTGGATGATTTTATCAGGGACCTGCCAGTGACCAGCCTACCAG GCGTCGGGCCTGTTATGGGCAGAAAACTTGCTGCTATGGGTGTGAGGTCATGCGGTGACCTCCAACAGGTGTCTCTGTCTCAGCTGCAAAAGAAGTTTGGCCCCCGGACCGGACAGACCCTGTTCCGCTTCTGCCGAGGTCTGGACGACCGTCCCGTCCGCTACGAAAAGGAAAGGAAGTCCGTCTCAGCTGAGATGAACTACAACATTCGCTTCACTGAG GTTGATGAGGCTGAGTCTTTCCTGACTAACCTGTCCATGGAAGTGCAAAAGCGTTTACAAGAAGCAGGGCTGCGGGGTCGCAGAGTTACCCTCAAGGTCATGGTTCGCAAGGTCGGAGCGCCACTGGAATCGGCCAAATACGGGGGTCATGGCATATGTGACAACCTCGCCAA GACTGTGATGCTCGCCCAGTCCACCGACAGCGGTCAGCTGATTGCCGCTGCTGTCATCAGGCTGTTCCACGCCATGAAGTTGCAGGTCGAGGACGTGAGAGGAGTCGGCATCCAGGTACAGCTCCTCGACGGACATCCGTCTGTCCCCCAGAACTCCGCGGGCCCCGGGACGCGCTCCGTGAAAGAGATGCTGCTCGGCCGGGGAGCAAGTGCGAGATCCAGCGAAGGCG GCCCTTCATCTGTCCCCCCGGcacgtcctctgtcctcccccgaGCCGGTCCCGGGTACGAGCAGAGACCTGCAGCCATGCGGGCAGACTCCAAAACATTCTCGAGCGCGTCTCAACTTCAGCATCGAGGTCCCCTCCCCCTCACAG GTGGATCGCTCTGTGTTGGAGGCGTTGCCCGCCGAGCTGAGGGAACAAGTGGAGCGGTCGTGGACCGATCGTGACGGGAGAACGAGTAACCATCAGTTGCCCGGTGCGCggccctctgctcctcttcctcaccctcccactCTGAAGTCTCGTcccacctcccctctttctACTCCTGCGCCAGGTGGTGCACTACACGCTGCCCCTGCGGGAACGCTCTTTCTACAGATCCCAAACCAGCCAGACAGTCTGGGAATTGTACTGGAGCTTCCAAACTTCTCGCAG GTTGATCCGGACGTATTTGCTGCCCTTCCCAAAGAGCTTCAGGCCGAACTGAAGTCTGCCTACAACCGCGTCCAGCCTCAGGGGAAAATAT TGGAGCAGACGAATCCGCTGTTGCAGCTGAAACAGCCGGGACTCGGAGTCGGTATTAGTCGAGCGAAGCGACGCTACAAGAGGAAAAATGCAGTGAGCCCTGTTAAGAAAGGCCCTTCCCCCGTGAAGACGCATCACACGAACAACAGCCCGGGCAAAGCGCTACAACCTCCTATGAAGTCACGAGAGCCTATGAACACGTTACAG GCTGATCACGGTCCCTGCACATCGACCTCAAAACCAGAAGTCCCGGAGGCCCTGTCCAAATTCATCCCTCGCCCCGCTCCAGTGTTGGCCGGAGCCTACGACCTGACGGACATTAAAACACTCCTTCGGGAATGGGTCACCACCATAACAG AACCAATGGAGGAGGACATCCTGCAGGTGGTGAAATACTGCACCGATCTCATTGAGGATAAAGATCTGGAGAAGTTGGATTTaattataaaatatatgaaaag gctcATGCAGAAGGCGGTCGAGTCGGTTTGGAGTATGGCCTTCGACTTCATCCTCGACAACGTGCAGGTGGTTGTGCAGCAGGCTTACGGCAGCACTCTGAAGGTAGCGTGA